Proteins encoded together in one Halomicrobium urmianum window:
- a CDS encoding IS5 family transposase has protein sequence MPKLLFRFVKQAASLAQKRCAASPTAVVSDPAGNGFAGWKHLTLHFLRVHMSASYAEIVDWASEMDRVRAVLQLARFEFPAPSTLWRSFERVPTRIWRQLLDRSATRCDPGDHGALDATFIDRQAASSHYVARSDRDIQTLKTTALVDTESCAVLDVHCSAHWPHDTQVGRQVALRNTEKIESLAGDKGYDDQSLRDALRSDGVRPVIKHRLFAHYDHAHNARLDSDLYGQRWMAESAFSAIKRRYGSAVRPGVWYREFRELVLTAAVYNLEQAIKE, from the coding sequence GCGGCGTCGCTAGCTCAAAAGCGCTGTGCTGCCAGCCCCACGGCGGTGGTGAGCGACCCGGCTGGCAACGGATTTGCTGGCTGGAAGCATCTCACGCTGCATTTTCTGCGGGTTCATATGAGCGCGAGCTACGCGGAAATCGTCGATTGGGCCAGTGAGATGGATCGGGTGCGCGCAGTCTTGCAGTTGGCCCGCTTCGAGTTCCCGGCACCCTCGACGCTGTGGCGGTCATTCGAGCGGGTGCCGACACGCATTTGGCGCCAACTGCTCGACCGGTCGGCAACCCGCTGCGATCCAGGCGATCACGGCGCGCTGGATGCCACGTTTATCGACCGCCAGGCGGCATCCAGCCACTACGTTGCACGGTCGGATCGCGACATACAGACGCTGAAAACGACGGCGCTGGTCGATACAGAATCGTGTGCCGTCCTCGACGTCCACTGCTCGGCACACTGGCCCCACGATACCCAGGTGGGCCGTCAGGTAGCGCTACGCAACACTGAGAAAATCGAGAGTCTCGCCGGTGACAAAGGCTACGACGATCAGTCGCTGCGGGACGCACTCCGTTCAGATGGCGTCCGGCCAGTGATCAAACACCGGTTGTTCGCCCACTACGACCACGCACACAACGCACGGTTGGACAGCGACCTCTACGGGCAGCGTTGGATGGCCGAGAGTGCATTCTCGGCCATCAAGCGTCGATACGGCTCCGCTGTCAGGCCGGGCGTCTGGTACAGAGAGTTTCGTGAACTCGTGCTCACCGCCGCAGTCTATAATCTCGAACAAGCAATCAAGGAGTGA